One segment of Arcanobacterium phocae DNA contains the following:
- a CDS encoding MFS transporter, protein MRSLLACRCSNDAFEVKVLNPENVLYRKLYTTMLINLIGDAIAQLALPLAFLYATGSIVLASTLATATLTTQLFLTLPLAAIADRLPRRKIVFAGYLVEGACLTALGWLLLGGVVNLAIIVLIGVIRGAVSELGSAASAGYVPQVLGRESMLKFNSRVETIEGVAAIGGPSISGGLVGILGGAYAMFVPAILSFLNGAIYSRLPDKPTLRKDGNEKKFSLRVIAHDVCEGIGYVVKSRTLAAMMAVQFALGATTAGYAYGVVVHLDVNLDLTPWQVGFTMAASGVGGIIASLVLERFVPLKNYRSVLLLSLMGVGVILGTYWLVNSVALASAGLFFLDFCWVGLFIYSGTLSQYVTDDEHLSRVDSIGGLVFLGASSISALLAGLLIVDGHVATYLVVLSLTVIPALVSLVFVKHDQ, encoded by the coding sequence ATGCGGTCTTTGCTTGCGTGCCGCTGCTCTAATGATGCCTTTGAGGTGAAAGTATTGAATCCGGAGAACGTGCTTTATCGTAAGTTATACACTACGATGCTCATTAATTTGATCGGCGATGCTATTGCCCAGCTCGCGCTTCCGTTAGCTTTTCTTTACGCTACTGGTTCGATCGTATTGGCATCAACTCTTGCTACTGCTACTTTAACGACACAGTTATTCCTCACTTTACCGCTGGCAGCGATCGCTGATCGGTTACCGCGCAGGAAGATTGTTTTTGCAGGCTATCTCGTTGAAGGTGCGTGTTTGACAGCGCTGGGATGGCTATTGTTGGGCGGTGTTGTGAATCTTGCGATCATAGTGCTTATAGGTGTTATTCGTGGCGCGGTAAGTGAATTAGGCTCAGCTGCAAGTGCGGGCTATGTTCCTCAGGTTTTGGGACGCGAGTCCATGCTGAAATTTAACTCTCGAGTCGAGACGATAGAGGGAGTTGCCGCAATCGGCGGACCATCGATTTCAGGTGGTTTGGTAGGGATTCTTGGCGGAGCATATGCGATGTTTGTGCCTGCCATATTGTCATTCCTCAATGGTGCTATTTATTCGCGGCTTCCAGATAAACCAACGCTGCGTAAAGATGGGAACGAAAAGAAATTCTCGCTTCGTGTTATCGCTCATGATGTGTGTGAAGGTATTGGCTATGTGGTCAAGAGTCGTACACTTGCCGCAATGATGGCGGTACAGTTCGCATTGGGAGCAACAACTGCGGGCTATGCGTATGGTGTTGTGGTTCATCTCGATGTCAATTTGGATCTCACCCCGTGGCAGGTTGGTTTCACGATGGCTGCTTCTGGTGTCGGGGGAATTATTGCTTCTCTAGTTCTCGAGCGTTTTGTTCCGTTGAAGAATTATCGTTCTGTTCTTCTGCTTTCTCTCATGGGTGTCGGGGTTATTCTTGGCACGTACTGGCTTGTTAACTCGGTAGCGTTAGCGTCGGCCGGTTTATTTTTCCTAGATTTCTGCTGGGTTGGCTTGTTTATTTATTCGGGTACATTGAGTCAGTATGTGACCGATGACGAGCATCTTTCGCGTGTGGATTCCATCGGTGGCCTGGTCTTTTTAGGTGCCTCATCTATTTCTGCTCTGCTCGCGGGTTTACTGATCGTCGATGGCCATGTTGCGACGTATCTTGTTGTTTTGTCCCTGACTGTTATTCCGGCGCTCGTGTCTTTAGTGTTCGTCAAACATGACCAGTAA
- a CDS encoding TetR/AcrR family transcriptional regulator has product MGKTTARRVGLNKEIILEKAIDLSQSKGIEGWSIRDIARELDVVPSVIYHYYPHKEALCDSVVDRVCADIELPAEDLDWKAWFKAVAQVIRPVLLRYYGITDRFARGKFTTQFLPVIDIAYEKLIEAGFGDKAELAYVIITNSVIHTIGARNLRSVHQTGERHDLDAMLERFKPMMKDSVGLSMVVANYLGPLSDPEREEELSQKYYDLTIASVLEGVESVLLPQASNSSDAQS; this is encoded by the coding sequence ATGGGGAAAACAACCGCGCGCAGAGTAGGTCTAAACAAGGAAATCATCCTTGAGAAAGCTATTGATTTATCACAATCCAAAGGCATTGAAGGCTGGTCAATACGCGATATTGCTAGAGAGTTAGATGTGGTGCCCTCGGTTATCTACCATTACTATCCACATAAGGAAGCGCTATGTGATTCGGTTGTGGATCGGGTGTGCGCCGATATTGAACTTCCCGCCGAGGATCTTGATTGGAAGGCGTGGTTTAAAGCAGTTGCCCAAGTTATTCGCCCCGTGCTGTTGCGTTACTATGGCATTACTGATCGGTTTGCGCGCGGAAAGTTCACGACACAGTTCTTACCTGTCATAGACATCGCATACGAAAAGCTCATTGAGGCTGGTTTTGGAGATAAAGCCGAGTTGGCGTATGTGATCATTACAAACTCAGTTATCCACACAATTGGGGCTCGCAACCTGCGTTCTGTGCACCAGACGGGGGAGCGCCATGACCTGGATGCAATGTTGGAACGTTTTAAACCGATGATGAAAGATTCTGTGGGGCTGAGCATGGTGGTAGCTAACTATCTCGGTCCACTTTCGGATCCGGAGCGCGAAGAGGAACTCTCACAGAAATACTATGATTTGACAATCGCTAGTGTCCTCGAAGGTGTGGAAAGCGTCCTGTTGCCGCAAGCGAGTAATAGCAGTGATGCGCAGTCTTAG
- a CDS encoding transposase yields MPKKFDQDAKDRVVRLVEDRIVAENVSLQEACKIVAPKLGVSWHTARQWTQVARREGRVLERLPTGLGSRKCEATP; encoded by the coding sequence ATGCCAAAGAAATTTGATCAGGATGCGAAGGATCGCGTCGTCCGCTTGGTAGAAGACCGTATTGTGGCGGAGAATGTTTCCTTGCAAGAAGCGTGCAAGATTGTGGCACCGAAACTAGGTGTTTCTTGGCACACTGCTCGGCAATGGACTCAGGTAGCTCGTCGTGAAGGACGCGTTCTTGAACGCTTGCCCACAGGACTTGGAAGTCGAAAATGCGAGGCTACGCCGTGA
- a CDS encoding DUF6423 family protein: MAAVAFLETRTVFIAGALETSDRAVMVTYDLPSEGRWTMIKTETNLSDQVWKSWIMSVDQDGRFIDEPSRPNRSMQFSQVAMSHDSKRLGFFDGEVRPGESILKQFTIESPSRRFYMSHGKRANPNALPSEAEILNEIEYGYDLDPAYEIFVPVEIRF, encoded by the coding sequence ATGGCCGCTGTTGCTTTCTTGGAAACTCGAACTGTGTTTATTGCGGGCGCGCTTGAAACTTCGGATCGCGCGGTAATGGTTACCTATGATTTACCGTCAGAAGGTCGCTGGACCATGATTAAGACGGAAACGAATCTGTCAGACCAAGTCTGGAAGTCGTGGATTATGAGTGTGGATCAAGATGGCCGGTTTATTGATGAGCCGAGCCGCCCCAATCGGTCGATGCAGTTTTCTCAGGTTGCGATGAGTCATGATAGTAAGAGACTGGGTTTCTTTGATGGTGAGGTTCGCCCAGGTGAATCGATCCTGAAACAATTCACCATTGAAAGTCCATCACGACGTTTCTATATGTCTCATGGAAAACGTGCTAATCCAAATGCGTTGCCGAGTGAAGCGGAAATTTTGAACGAAATTGAATATGGATACGATCTGGACCCTGCTTATGAAATCTTCGTACCTGTCGAAATTCGATTCTGA
- a CDS encoding MFS transporter, with protein MKTPSKSRNKTETIPSSAQAKLVTTTVFLAFLGQMLLNPIIAPLSREMGLQEWHIGLTISFAAIVLAVMSSYWGRTSQRLGVKRVIVTGMLIAITSLTVFGILSYLGMNKILAGPGLVIGVMVTRGLIYGAGISAVSPTAQTHLVTHTASEAGRVKATGMIGAAYGMASIVGGIMGGLLAAIGGLMLPLVVMPVVMLSSVIVLIVKFKPQVAAKLIEKPKHIQFRDPRVRPWLISGLLLFIVFSSIATIFGFTVQDRFLLASDATAAVTAVYLTIMGVTMIITQAVIAPKTRWGAAKLFRTGLIVLLLGVACMWPTSSHLLLGIACVLVGLGMGFAMPGYNTGPTLQTSTSEQGAVAGLINANNGIAYAIAPAASTALYGWNPLIPFIISISIVVIIVIYAYVQPTLRK; from the coding sequence ATGAAAACCCCAAGCAAATCCCGTAATAAAACCGAGACTATTCCTTCCTCTGCACAAGCCAAACTGGTAACAACAACAGTATTCTTGGCATTTTTGGGACAGATGTTACTCAATCCCATCATTGCACCACTGTCGCGCGAAATGGGCTTACAAGAATGGCACATTGGCCTCACTATCTCATTTGCAGCCATAGTTTTAGCCGTCATGAGTTCTTATTGGGGCCGCACCTCTCAACGCCTAGGTGTCAAACGAGTCATCGTGACCGGAATGTTGATCGCTATCACTTCATTGACAGTCTTCGGAATACTCTCTTATCTAGGCATGAACAAAATTCTTGCAGGGCCTGGCCTTGTTATCGGCGTCATGGTAACGCGTGGCTTAATATACGGCGCTGGAATTTCTGCCGTGTCCCCTACCGCCCAAACTCATCTTGTCACGCATACTGCCTCGGAAGCGGGCCGAGTAAAAGCAACTGGAATGATTGGAGCAGCATACGGCATGGCTTCTATCGTTGGCGGTATCATGGGCGGCCTGTTAGCGGCAATTGGTGGCCTCATGCTCCCATTAGTTGTCATGCCGGTAGTTATGCTGAGCTCCGTCATCGTATTGATTGTTAAATTCAAACCGCAAGTTGCGGCAAAACTCATCGAAAAACCCAAACATATTCAATTTCGCGACCCTCGGGTACGCCCATGGCTCATTAGCGGGCTACTATTATTCATTGTATTTTCCTCAATAGCAACAATCTTCGGGTTCACCGTTCAAGATAGGTTCCTGCTTGCATCCGATGCCACCGCAGCAGTTACCGCTGTCTACCTAACAATTATGGGCGTAACAATGATCATTACCCAGGCTGTCATCGCACCAAAAACACGATGGGGTGCCGCCAAACTATTTCGAACGGGATTGATAGTACTACTACTTGGAGTTGCATGCATGTGGCCTACCAGCTCACACCTATTATTGGGGATAGCTTGCGTCTTGGTCGGCCTAGGAATGGGATTCGCGATGCCCGGATATAATACCGGCCCAACTTTGCAGACAAGCACAAGCGAGCAAGGTGCTGTTGCGGGACTCATTAATGCAAATAATGGGATCGCTTATGCGATTGCCCCAGCAGCTTCCACCGCACTCTACGGTTGGAATCCACTCATACCTTTTATTATTTCGATCTCTATCGTTGTAATTATTGTAATCTACGCATATGTTCAGCCAACTTTGCGAAAATAA
- a CDS encoding NAD(P)/FAD-dependent oxidoreductase, with the protein MKSSYLSKFDSECGSSHQYHFTPPSDLLDSEVGRFYKDVDWENVHSQRAVDLSKDDVECVIIGGGLSAITLAAYMFHSNIQFLLVDPHATLAERFRKQVESTSQRVIRSPYEHYVGCQKVYDYSLLDFAKLHYSRLSKREKEQVLLATAGHRSVVPVDLFLAHVLMQIKTHKLNECHVRDRVVNYRRNEEGFDVELESGKVLSCSYVVNAVGEEIRRIQCQDPRIVEWDSGRIAGISSRNVLVVGAGQTAATVTEALVGNGCAVDIAFPDSRFFFRCVDSTPHFFRPAGRVEAMKDWNNILFPPSAMVEYEERFANYERSGLINLIPNAFLSVNDQLHPHISVDGESLDLSKYDFIVPCLGLQMNEDVPLGALRGIDSSIGEREYVIGANAKGAIGPVARNIDGHRVIAERITRSILSWKCGLGYE; encoded by the coding sequence ATGAAATCTTCGTACCTGTCGAAATTCGATTCTGAATGCGGTAGCTCGCATCAATATCACTTTACACCACCTTCTGACCTTCTTGATAGTGAAGTGGGTCGTTTTTATAAGGATGTTGATTGGGAAAATGTACATTCTCAAAGGGCTGTTGATCTGAGTAAGGATGATGTTGAATGTGTGATAATAGGGGGTGGTTTGTCTGCGATCACTCTTGCGGCGTATATGTTCCACAGCAACATCCAATTTTTGCTGGTTGATCCGCATGCGACATTAGCCGAAAGGTTTCGTAAGCAGGTTGAATCGACGTCACAGCGTGTGATACGTTCGCCTTATGAGCACTACGTTGGATGTCAGAAAGTCTACGATTATTCCCTCCTGGACTTCGCGAAATTGCATTATTCAAGACTCTCAAAACGTGAAAAGGAGCAGGTTCTATTGGCGACAGCAGGGCATAGAAGTGTGGTTCCTGTTGACTTGTTTCTTGCGCACGTTCTAATGCAAATTAAGACACATAAGCTTAACGAGTGTCATGTGAGAGATCGAGTGGTTAACTACCGACGAAATGAAGAGGGTTTCGACGTGGAGCTCGAGTCGGGGAAAGTGTTGAGTTGCTCTTATGTTGTTAATGCTGTAGGAGAAGAGATCAGAAGAATTCAATGTCAAGACCCTCGGATTGTTGAATGGGACTCTGGCAGGATAGCAGGAATTTCTTCTCGAAACGTGCTGGTAGTCGGAGCGGGCCAGACTGCCGCGACTGTCACCGAAGCTTTGGTGGGCAATGGTTGCGCAGTCGACATTGCGTTTCCAGATAGTCGATTTTTCTTTCGATGTGTGGACTCCACTCCTCATTTTTTCCGACCCGCGGGGAGGGTTGAGGCAATGAAAGACTGGAATAATATCTTATTCCCACCCAGTGCAATGGTGGAATATGAGGAGCGCTTTGCGAATTATGAGCGGTCAGGGTTGATTAATCTTATTCCAAACGCCTTTTTGAGTGTTAATGATCAACTTCATCCGCATATTTCTGTGGATGGAGAAAGTCTGGATTTAAGTAAATATGATTTCATTGTTCCTTGTCTTGGGCTTCAAATGAATGAGGATGTGCCGCTTGGGGCACTGCGAGGTATAGATTCATCCATCGGTGAGCGAGAATATGTCATTGGTGCAAATGCAAAAGGCGCTATTGGTCCGGTTGCGAGAAACATTGACGGTCATCGTGTTATTGCGGAGCGTATCACTCGATCAATTTTAAGCTGGAAATGTGGCTTGGGTTATGAATAA